From one Xyrauchen texanus isolate HMW12.3.18 chromosome 17, RBS_HiC_50CHRs, whole genome shotgun sequence genomic stretch:
- the LOC127658339 gene encoding uncharacterized protein LOC127658339: MKNCIGRMLVILFTIFMFTPGLSIDSRGKSFITAFPENVAYYYRKSYNQLKITSLHEDTNVTIYMGEIKNVVISKPGKTWVVNCTKTFEEYRFTSSNWSVRIISDKNITVLSVTGWWGRFQSYVVQPDQNLGYLYQIPALNYTNPVTFSSSVTYSEARRSSFRLIIINAEKERNTVTFKWSNEGGLDIQNTTTLDAFNLFQLQSNGVKEIKATSKVAVLLTHPCIDTQQSCKCSIVLNQLCPTSMTGVKFFVPSAFNVQQLLLTTNQPVKVSNGSSYNVDIKGPNSTDILPSFPIIRMGFSITINKPVSLQLISSGLILDLIPETMFAACYLVHFHPSGSGAFVIAKTSNKNDVRMNDQQLPSAIQWIDIVGTQYSLAVVNGTESSTIWHLNGKIAVYMIDRWNSDGKMPILGGPAITINADPDPNGCMVTPKMYIVGTDEMSWANSRQYCFDKADDFATVINSDDQKRFVKDITIGMTPGDLGEVWISLRRDLFSTAWYWLYENNTSSNLKFISWGTGQPLKPHKGMCASVYHDTKKKKRFCGSLHTAVL, translated from the exons ATGAAGAATTGCATAGGCAGAATGTTGGTTATTCTGTTCACCATTTTCATGTTTACTCCAG GGCTTTCAATTGACAGTCGTGGGAAGAGTTTCATCACAGCATTCCCGGAGAATGTTGCCTATTATTATAGAAAATCCTACAATCAACTCAAGATCACGAGCCTGCACGAGGACACTAATGTCACCATCTACATGGGCGAAATAAAGAATGTAGTCATCAGTAAACCTGGAAAAACATGGGTTGTAAATTGTACAAAGACGTTTGAGGAATACCGGTTCACATCTTCCAATTGGTCTGTTAGAATCATCAGTGATAAAAATATCACAGTGCTTTCGGTGACTGGGTGGTGGGGGAGATTCCAGTCTTATGTTGTCCAGCCTGACCAAAATCTTGGATATTTGTATCAGATCCCTGCTCTGAATTACACAAATCCAGTCACATTTTCTAGTTCTGTGACTTATTCAGAGGCGAGGCGCAGCTCTTTTAGGCTAATCATTATTAATGCAGAGAAGGAGAGAAACACTGTCACCTTCAAATGGTCTAATGAAGGAGGTCTGGACATTCAAAATACAACAACCCTTGATGCTTTTAATCTTTTCCAGCTTCAGAGTAATGgtgtgaaagaaataaaagcaacgTCCAAAGTGGCAGTGCTGCTGACCCATCCGTGTATTGACACCCAACAATCCTGCAAATGCAGCATAGTGTTGAATCAGCTCTGCCCCACAAGTATGACAGGGGTCAAATTCTTTGTGCCCTCCGCCTTTAATGTCCAACAGCTACTCCTGACAACAAATCAACCTGTCAAAGTCAGTAATGGTTCTAGCTATAATGTTGATATTAAGGGGCCAAATTCTACAGACATCCTGCCGTCATTCCCAATTATCAGGATGGGTTTTAGCATTACTATTAACAAGCCTGTTTCTCTTCAATTAATTAGCTCTGGACTCATTCTAGACCTCATTCCAGAAACCATGTTTGCTGCCTGCTACCTCGTGCATTTTCATCCTTCTGGCAGTGGGGCCTTCGTGATTGCGAAAACATCCAACAAAAATGATGTACGAATGAACGATCAACAGTTGCCTTCGGCAATTCAATGGATAGATATTGTTGGCACACAGTACTCTTTGGCTGTAGTCAATGGAACAGAGTCAAGCACTATATGGCATCTTAACGGAAAGATTGCTGTGTATATGATAGATCGTTGGAATTCAGATGGAAAAATGCCTATCCTTGGAGGCCCAGCTATTACTATAAATGCAGACCcag atccTAATGGCTGTATGGTGACTCCTAAGATGTATATAGTTGGTACCGATGAAATGAGCTGGGCAAACTCCCGTCAGTACTGCTTTGATAAAGCTGACGACTTTGCCACGGTCATCAATTCAGATGACCAGAAAAGGTTCGTCAAGGACATAACCATTGGCATGACCCCCGGAGATCTCGGGGAAGTGTGGATCAGTCTGCGTCGTGACCTGTTCTCTACAGCGTGGTACTGGTTATATGAAAACAACACCTCATCCAATCTGAAATTCATTTCTTGGGGAACTGGACAGCCTTTGAAACCTCACAAAGGCATGTGTGCTTCAGTGTACCACGacactaaaaaaaagaaaagattttgtGGAAGTCTGCACACTGCTGTTCTCTAA
- the LOC127658028 gene encoding ribonuclease P protein subunit p25-like protein, which yields MENYKKAHTVEQPCHCPFPDLPTDTPEVRVKDGSKIRNLMRFALSRFEEKAVSAEHTSIQEGSTATTSSGEKLCQQIVFTGVGPSVAKAITCVEIMKRRIHGLNQHTKLAYRTVQEVWEPLEPEAGLDSLTVNRNVPCLWVLLSRDSLDKNQPGYQAPGSFDALWAQDIKEEAAGQKHGHRRKREGTGAGRGEGTGRGKGPRKHSGPGRRGEARKPLGHPGGGQN from the coding sequence ATGGAGAACTACAAGAAAGCACACACTGTAGAGCAGCCCTGCCACTGTCCGTTCCCCGACCTACCCACTGACACCCCTGAAGTTCGGGTGAAAGATGGCAGCAAAATCCGCAACCTGATGAGGTTTGCTTTAAGCCGATTTGAGGAGAAGGCAGTTTCGGCAGAACACACAAGCATCCAAGAAGGTTCAACGGCAACTACTAGTTCAGGTGAGAAGCTGTGCCAGCAGATCGTGTTCACAGGTGTGGGCCCAAGCGTAGCCAAAGCCATCACGTGCGTGGAGATCATGAAACGGCGTATACACGGATTGAATCAGCATACCAAGCTGGCCTACCGCACTGTCCAGGAAGTCTGGGAGCCTCTGGAGCCTGAGGCAGGGTTGGACAGTCTCACCGTCAACAGAAATGTGCCATGTTTATGGGTACTGCTCTCCAGAGACTCCCTTGACAAGAACCAGCCAGGCTACCAAGCACCAGGTTCATTTGATGCCTTGTGGGCACAGGATATTAAAGAGGAAGCTGCAGGCCAAAAACATGGACATAGGAGGAAGAGAGAAGGTACAGGAGCTGGAAGGGGAGAAGGTACTGGCAGAGGAAAGGGCCCTCGTAAACACTCAGGGCCGGGACGACGTGGAGAGGCACGTAAACCTCTAGGTCATCCAGGGGGTGGGCAGAATTGA